The Pangasianodon hypophthalmus isolate fPanHyp1 chromosome 5, fPanHyp1.pri, whole genome shotgun sequence genome includes a window with the following:
- the LOC113526232 gene encoding uncharacterized protein LOC113526232 isoform X3, translating to MQADPRNPRKLQISDIQLSDAGLYSCFPLNMQWILIIEVSEHSLQQGRPFYIVFSVTTACVAVGLFIFCAVCFHRKQKERAASDRTETGDELAKACKDSVHHSETITTCVYTMTSSNNFAIGYSFES from the exons ATGCAGGCTGATCCCCGAAATCCAAGAAAACTACAGATATCTGATATACAGCTTTCAGATGCAGGATTATACTCATGTTTTCCATTAAACATGCAGTGGATATTGATCATAGAAG TGAGTGAACACTCACTACAACAAGGAAGGCCATTCTACATAGTTTTCTCAGTAACCACAGCATGTGTCGCAGTGGGTCTCTTCATcttctgtgctgtgtgttttcacaG gaaacagaaagaaagagcagcCTCTGATCGAACTGAAACTGGCGATGAGCTT GCAAAGGCATGTAAAGATTCTGTCCATCACAGTGAGACAATAACAACCTGT GTCTACACCATGACAAGCTCAAATAACTTTGCCATTGGCTACAGCTTTGAATCCTGA
- the LOC113526232 gene encoding uncharacterized protein LOC113526232 isoform X2 has product MLYLVIIMFLLSCADHIKTYERNILHQMNRTAVKGETVILHCNGTLTGEHKDIGWRKDGNVLFIYSPVINQTVTNYTSSRMQADPRNPRKLQISDIQLSDAGLYSCFPLNMQWILIIEVSEHSLQQGRPFYIVFSVTTACVAVGLFIFCAVCFHRKQKERAASDRTETGDELVYTMTSSNNFAIGYSFES; this is encoded by the exons ATGCTGTATTTGGTGATCATCATGTTTCTGTTATCTTGTGCAG ATCATATCAAGACATATGAGAGAAATATTCTACACCAGATGAACAGAACTGCTGTTAAGGGGGAAACTGTTATTTTACACTGCAATGGAACTCTGACTGGTGAACATAAAGATATTGGTTGGCGTAAAGACGGGAATGTTCTTTTTATCTACAGCCCAGTTATAAACCAAACTGTGACCAACTACACATCAAGCAGGATGCAGGCTGATCCCCGAAATCCAAGAAAACTACAGATATCTGATATACAGCTTTCAGATGCAGGATTATACTCATGTTTTCCATTAAACATGCAGTGGATATTGATCATAGAAG TGAGTGAACACTCACTACAACAAGGAAGGCCATTCTACATAGTTTTCTCAGTAACCACAGCATGTGTCGCAGTGGGTCTCTTCATcttctgtgctgtgtgttttcacaG gaaacagaaagaaagagcagcCTCTGATCGAACTGAAACTGGCGATGAGCTT GTCTACACCATGACAAGCTCAAATAACTTTGCCATTGGCTACAGCTTTGAATCCTGA
- the LOC113526232 gene encoding uncharacterized protein LOC113526232 isoform X1 produces MLYLVIIMFLLSCADHIKTYERNILHQMNRTAVKGETVILHCNGTLTGEHKDIGWRKDGNVLFIYSPVINQTVTNYTSSRMQADPRNPRKLQISDIQLSDAGLYSCFPLNMQWILIIEVSEHSLQQGRPFYIVFSVTTACVAVGLFIFCAVCFHRKQKERAASDRTETGDELAKACKDSVHHSETITTCVYTMTSSNNFAIGYSFES; encoded by the exons ATGCTGTATTTGGTGATCATCATGTTTCTGTTATCTTGTGCAG ATCATATCAAGACATATGAGAGAAATATTCTACACCAGATGAACAGAACTGCTGTTAAGGGGGAAACTGTTATTTTACACTGCAATGGAACTCTGACTGGTGAACATAAAGATATTGGTTGGCGTAAAGACGGGAATGTTCTTTTTATCTACAGCCCAGTTATAAACCAAACTGTGACCAACTACACATCAAGCAGGATGCAGGCTGATCCCCGAAATCCAAGAAAACTACAGATATCTGATATACAGCTTTCAGATGCAGGATTATACTCATGTTTTCCATTAAACATGCAGTGGATATTGATCATAGAAG TGAGTGAACACTCACTACAACAAGGAAGGCCATTCTACATAGTTTTCTCAGTAACCACAGCATGTGTCGCAGTGGGTCTCTTCATcttctgtgctgtgtgttttcacaG gaaacagaaagaaagagcagcCTCTGATCGAACTGAAACTGGCGATGAGCTT GCAAAGGCATGTAAAGATTCTGTCCATCACAGTGAGACAATAACAACCTGT GTCTACACCATGACAAGCTCAAATAACTTTGCCATTGGCTACAGCTTTGAATCCTGA